CCTTTATTAGTGTGATTGAGCTCGCCACTCAGCGCCATCTGCATGTTCTGGTGTTGACACTCTCAGCAGTGACAGTGATTGTTGCTCTGTCTAGATGACTTCTAGAATCAGCGTGTTTTTTCATGCTGGGCAGATGCACTGCAGTCCTTTGAGTGTTCTAGTAATCCTCGTGTAGCAGCAGACGCCCCGGGTTGGAAATGCTGCGCCTCAGCTGACTTTGCTGTTGGTTCGCTCATGCAGGCACATACTAATAAAGAAACTCAACCAGCTGAGGGGGCGTGAGCCGGAGCTAGCCCAGCTGCTAGTGGATCAGGTAAAGTCTGACCGGGTCCATCCTCTGCCTTGGGGGTACGAAGCTGCTCTCTCGCTGAGGGTCagatgtaggtcaggctggccctgagcccCCCGATCCTGATTGTACTATGCCATCCCTGTGTTTCAGATCTATGAGAACGCCATGATAGCAGCAGGACTCGTTGATGATCCCCGGGCCATGGTAGGCCGCCTGAATGACCTTCTGGTCAAGGCCCTGGAGAGACACTGACAGCCAAGACACTGGATCTAGTGTCAGCCCACGTCTTCTCAGGTGACAGACGAACCTGCCTGGGGAGGAAGGACTTAATACACAGTCAGTGCCACTACCTGCTCAGGCTCAGCTTTATTTACTCCAATTAAACAGTATTTCTAAGTCCGCGTGGTAGACGTTCCCTGTGCCGAGGTGTTGGAATGCCGCAGTACCACACATAGGTGAGGTGGACTCTTCCTCACCGGAAGCAGTGTGGCTGAACTCAATGACATCAGGTCTTTCTGAGTGTCACCTCCACTGGGTAATGGTCACTGATGGCTTCAGCCTACAGAGGCAGGGAGGTGCAGAGAACATGGCGTCAGAGCAAGGGTCTCCATACCACAGAGGGTGAGCAGGTAGAAAGCCTACTGCTCCTGGCCTGCACTGCCCCCACCCACATCTAGTGTGGAAAACAGTAGCGATGCCGGAATCGCCAAGTCAGTCGGTTCCGGCTGGCTTCTGGCTAACCTAAACCACATGAAGGAAAGGACACATACCATCTGGTTGGTAAGTCTGTATTCTGCTTGGAAGTCAAAGGGGACAGCCGAGTTGGGGACAACAGCAGCCTGGAGCAGAGCTCCAGCAACCACAATCCTGCAAAGGAATCCAGCAAAGGACAGgtccctcaccctctcccacgTAGAGTCCTTGGTTAAGCTCTACTGCCCCCACGGTCCAATGTACTCCACCCAGGGCCACTAAGAGGGACCCTGCAGTAGCAGGGACATGTAGGGTGCCCAGATAGGACCCCATCCACTGGTAGCCACTCTGACAAGAAAACTAGGAGCCTCAAGAACCAGAGCTCCTGCCTCTTGAGCAGGAAAGGGCAAGTGAAGGCTTGGTTTGCTTTGGGGCTGCTTGCCTGTCATAAGCACAACGTGTGGATGTGGCTGTGGTGTCCTCACTGTCGGGAATCAGCCACTGGAAGATGGGGCTTGTCCGAAGGCGAATGGAAGACCATTGGGAGGAAGTGACGTAGCTGCAGCCAGCATTGAAATCTCCCATGAACATGATGTCCTACCAGGAGACATGCCTGTTGGTCCAGGGACAAACAGGGCCAAGAGAACCCATTGTCCCTAGGATAGTCTCACCTCCAGGTCCCACTTTTGCCGGACATCTAGATAAACATCGTAGAGGGCATCGATCTCACTCACAGCCTCTGTTGGGGCTGAGTGCAAGGGCACGATCGCGAACTCTCGGACCTCTAAGGAGAAACAGACACGCGATGGACATAGTGTccagaggccagcctaggttggGGCTGAGTGCAAGGGCGCGATCGCGAACTCTCGGACCTCTAAGGAGAAGCAGACGCGTGATGGACATAGTGTccagaggccagcctaggttggGGCTGAGTGCAAGGGCGCGATCGCGAACTCTCGGACCTCTAAGGAGAAGCAGATGCGCGATGGACATAGTGTccagaggccagcctaggttggGGCTGAGTGCAAGGGCGCGATCGCGAACTCTCGGACCTCTAAGGAGAAGCAGACGCGCGATGGACATAGTGTccagaggccagcctaggttggGGCTGGTCTGAAGACTCACTGGGGCCTTATGCAGGGGCGTCTATAACTGTGGCACGGAGATGAAGATGGGGGGCAGTCTCCCACAGGAGACACTGTCCTTGTCACTGAATGTTAATGCAGACCACTGGGAGCTGAAGGCGCGGGAGCTCCCTGAGGGAGTGTAGGCGGCAGCCCTGCCACCAGTTTCTAGAGGTCTAGATGTGAGCTGCACCCTGCGACTCCATCTTGGCCTGAGCAGGGCTGGAAGGAGCACAGCAGCACGTACCAGTGTATGGGGAAAAGAACTTGACAATGGCTGGCTCTCGGCTGAAGGTGTCATTTCCACAGGGTTCACAGCCATCGTCATAATGATAGCTATCCAAAACAGACACCTGGCTGGGCCTAAAGAAAGACCAGGCAAGAAGTGACTGGGGCTTGAGAGGTGCCTAAGTAGATGTTCACCCAGCCGGAGCCTTATCCTGTAGTTCTGTAATACACATTGCTACCCCTGCTCTGTAAGGGCCTCCCAAGGGAAAGAGGGTCGCCTGGGCTCTCCAaacctctctcagcctctgtggCACAGGTCTGGGGTCTGTATGTCCCCAGGCTGTGTTCTTGGGCTTTGACAGTGTGGGGCTTTACCTGTACACAAAAAGGTACTGTTCCTTGTAGCTTTTGCGGCCCAGCGGCTCACTGATTATATAGCGATAGTTGTCAGGGATGTCCCTGGATAAAGGAAACCAAAGGTGCTTTTTCACCATACAGGGAGCCTCCTGGCCCCTGATAGCAAGGCTCCATCAATGGAGCACAGAGGGAGTGAGACTGTAAATGGTTGTCATTACACTCTAGGACTCCAGCACTGTCACCCACCGATTGAGTTCATCCAGTAGCTTCCCAACAGCAACCAGGTGAGTGTCTCTGACCTCTTGGACCACAGCAATGTCATAGCGACTCAGGATCTGGTGACAGGGCCACAACAGCTGAGCAAGACAGGCTGGGTGGGCAGAGCTGGACCAGCAGCTCAGGGCCTCAGAACTTCAGAGAGCCTGAGCCGCAGCTGCCACTCTTAACGGCACAGCTCTCTCAAGCTTACGCTCTTGTCAGATACCTGCCAGCCGTGGACAGTGTTGACAGTAATCTGGGCTGACATCCACCCAGGTATGGTAAGGCCTCAGCTTCACTGTGGTTTAAGGACAGCCACTACCTCCCCTGACAACATGTCTGCTCTCAGACTTGGCCCACCCTGAACTTACTTTCACAATGTAGCTAGAGAGGGTGGCATTGGACATCTTAGTATCCCCAAAAGTCCGGATGTTGAAGGCTGCAATTCTCAGAGTCGCAGCCAGCTGCAGCAGGTTGACCAGGGTGAGCAGTATTCCCGTCAGCCCTGTGTACCTCATCCTGTGAAGTGGAGTGAGTGGTCAGGACAGAGAAGCAGTGAACCTACCCTCCTCAGCAAAGACTGAAGCCTCGCCTGTGCTGAACCAGTGGGAGGCCCCCAGTCCTTCCCCTACACTCACCTGAAAGCCACTCAGATGGCTGCAGTAGCCAGAACAGACCTGCTCTGTTGGTGTGATGAGTCCCGAGTCTGCTCTGGAACTGTCGATGAACAAGGGGAGCTCACTCACCCCTGACACAGATGTCTGTAGAGACGATGAGAATTCTACTGAAACCTAGAGTATTCTGATACTAatttctccttttgcttttaaaggaaaaatccttttataaaatatataaaggaaaaaaacaaaaagcactgtGGAATTGCAGGCCTGCTAGCTCTCCAGGTCACTGCCCAGGCAATGCCAGCCTACAGTGCTCTGCCAGTTTTAAAGGCTCAGGCAGTTATGACCTCCCCAGGGCACATGTGCGCCCTTCACCTGAGAGCACAGAACAATGGGGCTGCCTGTGTGGCCATCCCACTGGGGCCCTGGGCAGGCTGATAGCACGTGCTGACATCAACAGATACAGTGCCTCTTGCTGTAAAAACAGCCTAATAGCTTGTTTATGCATGGCTATAAACCTGTGTCCTTTGCCCATCCTGCCCTCACTACCAGGGTGGCAGTAGGAACGGGAGGCAGGGCTGGCCGCATTGGCTCATCTATATATTTGGTCCAGGGGTTCAATGTCCCCTTGGAGCCAGAGCTCAATTCCAGATACTGCCATGCTCAACATGGATTCTTGAGACAGCTGCTCCAAAGTCTGGAGATGCCAGAGCCTCCAGATGGGAAATGCTGGGTGATGAAAATTCTTCCTGAAGAAGCTCAAGGGATCCCCAAGTGTCTACATCACAGGACAGAGTAACTCAGGCTAGGTCTTGCCATTTTT
The genomic region above belongs to Rattus rattus isolate New Zealand chromosome 9, Rrattus_CSIRO_v1, whole genome shotgun sequence and contains:
- the Dnase1 gene encoding deoxyribonuclease-1, with the translated sequence MRYTGLTGILLTLVNLLQLAATLRIAAFNIRTFGDTKMSNATLSSYIVKILSRYDIAVVQEVRDTHLVAVGKLLDELNRDIPDNYRYIISEPLGRKSYKEQYLFVYRPSQVSVLDSYHYDDGCEPCGNDTFSREPAIVKFFSPYTEVREFAIVPLHSAPTEAVSEIDALYDVYLDVRQKWDLEDIMFMGDFNAGCSYVTSSQWSSIRLRTSPIFQWLIPDSEDTTATSTRCAYDRIVVAGALLQAAVVPNSAVPFDFQAEYRLTNQMAEAISDHYPVEVTLRKT